A single region of the Malus sylvestris chromosome 8, drMalSylv7.2, whole genome shotgun sequence genome encodes:
- the LOC126632787 gene encoding serine/threonine protein phosphatase 2A 55 kDa regulatory subunit B beta isoform-like isoform X2, with the protein MNGGGEGLAAPATSGAAVSPLEWKFSQVFGERTAGEEVQEVDIISAIEFDRTGDHLATGDRGGRVVLFERTDIKDHGGHRRDLERMDYSISRHPEFRYKTEFQSHEPEFDYLKSLEIEEKINKIRWCQTANGALFVLSTNDKTIKYWKVQEKKIKKVCEMNVDASKSMENGAVASSMSASSKPYLANGCKDRPVSSPSNDTSFPALHLPVVTSQETSLVARCRRVYAHAHDYHINSISNNSDGETFISADDLRINLWNLEISNQSFNIVDVKPANMEDLTEVITSAEFHPTHCNTLAYSSSKGSIRLIDLRQSALCDTHSKLFEEQEAPGSRSFFTEIIASISDIKFAKNGRHILSRDYMTLKLWDINMDSGPVATLQVHEHLRPKLCDLYENDSIFDKFECCLSGDGHRVATGSYSNLFRVFGCSEGSTEATTLEASKNPMRRQVQTPARPSRSLGNLPRVLRRGADNSGADTNGNSFDFTTKLLHLAWHPSENSIACAASNSLYMYYA; encoded by the exons ATGAACGGCGGCGGAGAGGGCCTCGCGGCTCCGGCGACGTCAGGGGCGGCCGTATCGCCGCTCGAGTGGAAGTTTTCGCAGGTATTCGGAGAAAGGACCGCCGGCGAAGAAGTTCAGGAAG TTGATATAATATCCGCTATTGAATTTGATAGAACGGGGGACCACCTTGCCACTGGAGATCGTGGAGGCCGGGTGGTTTTATTTGAAAGAACTGATATAAAGGAT CATGGTGGACACCGGAGAGATCTGGAGAGAATGGATTATTCAATCAGTAGGCATCCTGAGTTCCGCTATAAAACCGAATTCCAGAGTCATGAACCCGAG TTTGATTATCTTAAGAGCTTGGAAATTGAGGAAAAAATCAACAAGATCAGATGGTGTCAAACAGCTAATGGTGCACTGTTTGTCCTCTCCACTAATGACAAAACCATCAAATACTGGAAG GTCCAggagaagaagataaagaaagTATGTGAGATGAATGTGGATGCTTCTAAATCTATGGAAAATGGTGCAGTTGCTAGTTCTATGTCAGCAAGCTCAAAACCATATCTTgcaaatggatgtaaagacaGACCCGTCAGTTCTCCAAGCAATGACACTTCATTTCCAGCTCTGCATTTGCCAGTG GTGACCAGTCAAGAGACGAGCCTTGTGGCTAGATGTCGAAGAGTCTATGCCCATGCTCATGACTATCATATTAATTCGATTTCAAATAACAG CGATGGTGAAACTTTTATATCAGCTGATGACCTTCGAATTAATCTTTGGAACCTAGAGATTAGCAATCAAAGTTTTAATATTGTTGACGTGAAGCCGGCAAACATGGAGGATCTGACTG AGGTGATAACATCCGCAGAATTTCACCCTACTCATTGTAACACTTTGGCATACAGTAGCTCAAAAGGCTCAATTCGTCTTATAGATCTGCGGCAGTCAGCTTTATGTGACACTCATAGCAAATT GTTTGAAGAACAAGAAGCGCCCGGCTCAAGATCTTTTTTCACTGAAATAATAGCATCAATTTCAGATATTAAGTTTGCTAAGAACGGAAGACATATACTAAGTCGGGATTACATGACTCTTAAG TTATGGGACATCAACATGGATTCTGGCCCAGTTGCCACTCTCCAGGTTCATGAACATCTAAGACCAAAG CTCTGTGATTTATACGAAAATGATTCTATCTTCGATAAGTTTGAGTGCTGTCTAAGTGGAGATGGACACCGAGTGGCAACAGGTTCTTACAG CAATCTGTTTCGAGTGTTTGGTTGTTCTGAAGGGAGCACAGAAGCAACAACATTGGAGGCCAGCAAAAACCCCATGAg GAGACAAGTTCAAACGCCAGCAAGGCCTTCTAGATCTTTGGGCAACCTTCCTCGTGTTCTCAGGCGAG GTGCAGATAACTCTGGAGCTGACACAAACGGAAATTCTTTTGACTTCACAACAAAGTTGCTACATCTTGCATGGCACCCTTCTGAGAATTCAATCGCCTGTGCTGCTTCAAACAGCCTTTACATGTATTATGCGTAA
- the LOC126632521 gene encoding uncharacterized protein LOC126632521, with protein sequence MSGKRTKESISSRWKILSHSFSTWRDALTQASNNVRSGANYADEQLQAQAWYGAKIKSRNKSFTRWECWNIVKDCPKFKVVLVGPEVCMSSIPLHNTFVHSTPPHSTPDHGSYVDEEDGEEVPETPIPEQASGSTRYPIRPLGKKASKRKGSASKNDYGKYMQELARQGELTLARELAKYEADKAREEVKAAAIQQAFQAEQWERKLLRKCKLFTPSLPASIKVS encoded by the exons atgagtgggaaaagaaccaaagaatcgatatccagtcgttggaaaatacttagccattcctttagtacgtggagagatgccttgacacaagctagtaataatgttcgaagtggggcaaattatgcggatgag caacttcaagcacaagcatggtatggtgccaaaatcaaatcaagaaacaaatcattcacccggtgggaatgttggaatattgttaaagattgtcctaaattcaaagttgtgcttgttggtccagaagtatgcATGAGCAGCATCCCTCTACACAACACCTTTGTACACAGCACCCCTCCacactctacacccgatcatggctcctatgttgatgaagaagatggagaagaagtgcctgaaacgcccattcctgaacaagcgtcggggtcgacccgttatccaattaggcctctaggtaagaaggcttcaaagaggaaagggagtgcttccaagaatgattatggaaagtatatgcaagaacttgctcgtcaaggtgaattgacgttggcgcgggaattggcgaaatatgaggctgacaaggctagagaAGAGGTAAAAGCTGCAGCTATTCAACAAGCATTTCAAGCTGAACAGTGGGAAAGaaagctacttag
- the LOC126632787 gene encoding serine/threonine protein phosphatase 2A 55 kDa regulatory subunit B alpha isoform-like isoform X3, with amino-acid sequence MNGGGEGLAAPATSGAAVSPLEWKFSQVFGERTAGEEVQEVDIISAIEFDRTGDHLATGDRGGRVVLFERTDIKDHGGHRRDLERMDYSISRHPEFRYKTEFQSHEPEFDYLKSLEIEEKINKIRWCQTANGALFVLSTNDKTIKYWKVTSQETSLVARCRRVYAHAHDYHINSISNNSDGETFISADDLRINLWNLEISNQSFNIVDVKPANMEDLTEVITSAEFHPTHCNTLAYSSSKGSIRLIDLRQSALCDTHSKLFEEQEAPGSRSFFTEIIASISDIKFAKNGRHILSRDYMTLKLWDINMDSGPVATLQVHEHLRPKLCDLYENDSIFDKFECCLSGDGHRVATGSYSNLFRVFGCSEGSTEATTLEASKNPMRRQVQTPARPSRSLGNLPRVLRRGADNSGADTNGNSFDFTTKLLHLAWHPSENSIACAASNSLYMYYA; translated from the exons ATGAACGGCGGCGGAGAGGGCCTCGCGGCTCCGGCGACGTCAGGGGCGGCCGTATCGCCGCTCGAGTGGAAGTTTTCGCAGGTATTCGGAGAAAGGACCGCCGGCGAAGAAGTTCAGGAAG TTGATATAATATCCGCTATTGAATTTGATAGAACGGGGGACCACCTTGCCACTGGAGATCGTGGAGGCCGGGTGGTTTTATTTGAAAGAACTGATATAAAGGAT CATGGTGGACACCGGAGAGATCTGGAGAGAATGGATTATTCAATCAGTAGGCATCCTGAGTTCCGCTATAAAACCGAATTCCAGAGTCATGAACCCGAG TTTGATTATCTTAAGAGCTTGGAAATTGAGGAAAAAATCAACAAGATCAGATGGTGTCAAACAGCTAATGGTGCACTGTTTGTCCTCTCCACTAATGACAAAACCATCAAATACTGGAAG GTGACCAGTCAAGAGACGAGCCTTGTGGCTAGATGTCGAAGAGTCTATGCCCATGCTCATGACTATCATATTAATTCGATTTCAAATAACAG CGATGGTGAAACTTTTATATCAGCTGATGACCTTCGAATTAATCTTTGGAACCTAGAGATTAGCAATCAAAGTTTTAATATTGTTGACGTGAAGCCGGCAAACATGGAGGATCTGACTG AGGTGATAACATCCGCAGAATTTCACCCTACTCATTGTAACACTTTGGCATACAGTAGCTCAAAAGGCTCAATTCGTCTTATAGATCTGCGGCAGTCAGCTTTATGTGACACTCATAGCAAATT GTTTGAAGAACAAGAAGCGCCCGGCTCAAGATCTTTTTTCACTGAAATAATAGCATCAATTTCAGATATTAAGTTTGCTAAGAACGGAAGACATATACTAAGTCGGGATTACATGACTCTTAAG TTATGGGACATCAACATGGATTCTGGCCCAGTTGCCACTCTCCAGGTTCATGAACATCTAAGACCAAAG CTCTGTGATTTATACGAAAATGATTCTATCTTCGATAAGTTTGAGTGCTGTCTAAGTGGAGATGGACACCGAGTGGCAACAGGTTCTTACAG CAATCTGTTTCGAGTGTTTGGTTGTTCTGAAGGGAGCACAGAAGCAACAACATTGGAGGCCAGCAAAAACCCCATGAg GAGACAAGTTCAAACGCCAGCAAGGCCTTCTAGATCTTTGGGCAACCTTCCTCGTGTTCTCAGGCGAG GTGCAGATAACTCTGGAGCTGACACAAACGGAAATTCTTTTGACTTCACAACAAAGTTGCTACATCTTGCATGGCACCCTTCTGAGAATTCAATCGCCTGTGCTGCTTCAAACAGCCTTTACATGTATTATGCGTAA
- the LOC126632787 gene encoding serine/threonine protein phosphatase 2A 55 kDa regulatory subunit B beta isoform-like isoform X1 has product MNGGGEGLAAPATSGAAVSPLEWKFSQVFGERTAGEEVQEVDIISAIEFDRTGDHLATGDRGGRVVLFERTDIKDHGGHRRDLERMDYSISRHPEFRYKTEFQSHEPEFDYLKSLEIEEKINKIRWCQTANGALFVLSTNDKTIKYWKVQEKKIKKVCEMNVDASKSMENGAVASSMSASSKPYLANGCKDRPVSSPSNDTSFPALHLPVVVTSQETSLVARCRRVYAHAHDYHINSISNNSDGETFISADDLRINLWNLEISNQSFNIVDVKPANMEDLTEVITSAEFHPTHCNTLAYSSSKGSIRLIDLRQSALCDTHSKLFEEQEAPGSRSFFTEIIASISDIKFAKNGRHILSRDYMTLKLWDINMDSGPVATLQVHEHLRPKLCDLYENDSIFDKFECCLSGDGHRVATGSYSNLFRVFGCSEGSTEATTLEASKNPMRRQVQTPARPSRSLGNLPRVLRRGADNSGADTNGNSFDFTTKLLHLAWHPSENSIACAASNSLYMYYA; this is encoded by the exons ATGAACGGCGGCGGAGAGGGCCTCGCGGCTCCGGCGACGTCAGGGGCGGCCGTATCGCCGCTCGAGTGGAAGTTTTCGCAGGTATTCGGAGAAAGGACCGCCGGCGAAGAAGTTCAGGAAG TTGATATAATATCCGCTATTGAATTTGATAGAACGGGGGACCACCTTGCCACTGGAGATCGTGGAGGCCGGGTGGTTTTATTTGAAAGAACTGATATAAAGGAT CATGGTGGACACCGGAGAGATCTGGAGAGAATGGATTATTCAATCAGTAGGCATCCTGAGTTCCGCTATAAAACCGAATTCCAGAGTCATGAACCCGAG TTTGATTATCTTAAGAGCTTGGAAATTGAGGAAAAAATCAACAAGATCAGATGGTGTCAAACAGCTAATGGTGCACTGTTTGTCCTCTCCACTAATGACAAAACCATCAAATACTGGAAG GTCCAggagaagaagataaagaaagTATGTGAGATGAATGTGGATGCTTCTAAATCTATGGAAAATGGTGCAGTTGCTAGTTCTATGTCAGCAAGCTCAAAACCATATCTTgcaaatggatgtaaagacaGACCCGTCAGTTCTCCAAGCAATGACACTTCATTTCCAGCTCTGCATTTGCCAGTGGTA GTGACCAGTCAAGAGACGAGCCTTGTGGCTAGATGTCGAAGAGTCTATGCCCATGCTCATGACTATCATATTAATTCGATTTCAAATAACAG CGATGGTGAAACTTTTATATCAGCTGATGACCTTCGAATTAATCTTTGGAACCTAGAGATTAGCAATCAAAGTTTTAATATTGTTGACGTGAAGCCGGCAAACATGGAGGATCTGACTG AGGTGATAACATCCGCAGAATTTCACCCTACTCATTGTAACACTTTGGCATACAGTAGCTCAAAAGGCTCAATTCGTCTTATAGATCTGCGGCAGTCAGCTTTATGTGACACTCATAGCAAATT GTTTGAAGAACAAGAAGCGCCCGGCTCAAGATCTTTTTTCACTGAAATAATAGCATCAATTTCAGATATTAAGTTTGCTAAGAACGGAAGACATATACTAAGTCGGGATTACATGACTCTTAAG TTATGGGACATCAACATGGATTCTGGCCCAGTTGCCACTCTCCAGGTTCATGAACATCTAAGACCAAAG CTCTGTGATTTATACGAAAATGATTCTATCTTCGATAAGTTTGAGTGCTGTCTAAGTGGAGATGGACACCGAGTGGCAACAGGTTCTTACAG CAATCTGTTTCGAGTGTTTGGTTGTTCTGAAGGGAGCACAGAAGCAACAACATTGGAGGCCAGCAAAAACCCCATGAg GAGACAAGTTCAAACGCCAGCAAGGCCTTCTAGATCTTTGGGCAACCTTCCTCGTGTTCTCAGGCGAG GTGCAGATAACTCTGGAGCTGACACAAACGGAAATTCTTTTGACTTCACAACAAAGTTGCTACATCTTGCATGGCACCCTTCTGAGAATTCAATCGCCTGTGCTGCTTCAAACAGCCTTTACATGTATTATGCGTAA
- the LOC126631813 gene encoding protein NDL2-like → MGDSSDSVSVDMEGVSLGGKEHLVRTCLGYVSVAVLGDPDKPALVTYPDLALNHMSCFQGLFLCPEACSLLLHNFCIYHISPPGHELGASAISLDDPLYSVDDLVDQIAEVLDFFGLGAVMCMGVTAGAFILTQFAMKYRPRVMGLILVSPICKSATWTEWLYNKVMSNLLYFYGMCGVVKEILLNRYFSKEVRGGVQVPESDIVQACRRSLDERHSSNVWRFLEAMNGRPDISEGLRKLQCRTLIFVGDSSPFHSEALYMTSKLDRRYSALVEVQACGSMVTEEQPHAMLIPLEYFLMGYGLYRPSQSSVSPRSPLSPSCIAPELLSPESMGLKLKPIKTRIPHS, encoded by the exons aTGGGGGATTCAAGTGATTCAGTGTCGGTGGATATGGAGGGGGTTTCTCTTGGCGGAAAG GAGCATCTTGTAAGAACCTGTCTTGGTTATGTGTCCGTCGCTGTGTTGGGAGATCCGGACAAGCCAGCTCTTGTCACGTATCCTGATTTAGCCTTAAATC ATATGTCCTGCTTTCAAGGATTATTCCTTTGTCCAGAAGCTTGTTCCTTGCTGCTCCATAACTTTTGCATATATCATATCAGTCCTCCTGGGCATGAG TTGGGAGCTTCTGCAATCAGTCTTGATGATCCTTTGTATTCTGTTGATGATTTAGTAGATCAGATTGCTGAGGTTCTCGATTTTTTCGG ACTCGGTGCAGTGATGTGTATGGGGGTTACAGCTGGAGCCTTCATTCTCACCCAATTTGCT ATGAAATATAGACCACGTGTCATGGGTTTGATACTTGTTTCTCCTATATGCAAATCAGCCACTTGGACAGAATGGTTGTATAATAAG GTGATGTCGAATTTACTCTACTTTTATGGCATGTGTGGGGTGGTTAAGGAGATATTGCTTAACCGGTACTTCAGCAAG GAAGTTCGTGGTGGTGTTCAAGTACCAGAGTCAGATATAGTTCAGGCATGCAGAAGA TCGCTCGACGAAAGGCATAGTTCAAATGTTTGGCGGTTTCTTGAAGCAATGAATGG GAGGCCTGACATTTCTGAAGGATTGAGAAAGCTACAATGCCGTACGCTAATATTTGTTGGGGACAGCTCTCCGTTTCACTCAGAAGCTCTGTACATGACCTCAAAACTTGATAGAAGATATAGTGCCTTGGTTGAG GTTCAGGCATGCGGGTCGATGGTGACAGAGGAGCAGCCACATGCTATGTTGATACCGCTAGAGTACTTCCTCATGGGATATGGTTTATACAGGCCTTCTCAGTCTAGTGTCAGCCCAAGAAGCCCCTTGAGTCCTTCCTGCATCGCACCTGAGCTTCTTTCCCCAGAAAGCATGGGCTTGAAGTTGAAACCGATAAAAACTCGGATTCCTCATTCCTGA
- the LOC126631810 gene encoding homeobox protein ATH1-like → MMDNEMYNGRADGRSSLVMEGVVPHTTMNSLIQSNSFDLDHQNRMMALIPVLSTFQGEPVMDSDSDLIAANGVSVAEMSPFLTSQRRNNVGDSSFVSSSFADSTVFQATPQSSASLAALFAARGSSLQENLNNLAISAMPINSSEVYVSNDCSNNSNSLFATAVNCGYDEMLGSINRQWEINKYSALSELGERSSVRTGLQPYSSVGNVDPNGWLSSDGASVMAYNSYSSSKFSNELALTLATSRPLDIRKQYPDVGSSGVARPCLNQTRFTSPEQNSSNSEKLSGSYSSCKPPQLSQVICGSRYLHVVQEILSDIANYSLENLDQSSFSSVRLVSESGMSAMDDGLDGRFEVPKEPAVRKQEIKAKKTKLLALLQTLDDCYNQCADEIHTVVSAFHAATETDPHIHARFALQTISVLYKSLRERISAHFLSISENSSPASPSESERSFEIQKQLALQHLKKKEHQIWRPQRGLPERSVSVLRAWMFKNFLHPYPKDSEKHVLAVKSGLTRNQVSNWFINARVRLWKPMIDEMYSEMNRRKTRQNENLERNHKSHHIRINTHKFGVN, encoded by the exons ATGATGGATAACGAGATGTATAATGGTCGGGCGGATGGCCGAAGTTCTCTTGTCATGGAGGGGGTTGTACCACACACAACAATGAACTCACTTATTCAGTCCAATTCATTTGATCTCGATCATCAAAACCGTATGATGGCGTTGATTCCAGTGCTTTCGACCTTTCAAGGAGAACCTGTCATGGATTCTGATTCTGATCTTATCGCTGCAAACGGCGTTAGTGTGGCTGAAATGAGTCCATTTCTTACTTCTCAAAGAAGGAACAATGTGGGAGACTCTTCATTCGTAAGTTCAAGTTTCGCAGATAGCACGGTGTTCCAAGCAACACCTCAATCTTCTGCTTCACTTGCTGCACTTTTTGCGGCAAGGGGTAGTAGTCTTCAAGAAAATCTCAACAATTTAGCAATTTCAGCAATGCCGATTAATTCTTCAGAAGTTTATGTTTCGAATGACTGCTCTAACAACTCGAATTCTCTGTTCGCGACCGCTGTGAATTGTGGATATGATGAAATGCTTGGTAGCATAAATAGACAATGGGAGATCAACAAATACTCAGCTCTTTCGGAACTTGGTGAAAGATCTTCAGTAAGAACAGGACTTCAACCTTATTCATCCGTTGGAAATGTGGATCCAAATGGATGGTTATCATCAGATGGTGCAAGTGTGATGGCATATAATTCTTACAGTTCCTCAAAATTTAGTAACGAGCTTGCTCTAACTCTTGCCACGTCCAGGCCTTTGGATATCAGAAAGCAATATCCCGATGTTGGTTCATCAGGGGTTGCTCGGCCTTGTCTGAATCAAACAAGGTTTACCTCACCAGAGCAAAATTCTAGTAACAGTGAGAAGCTTTCCGGGAGTTACAGTTCTTGCAAACCACCTCAATTATCCCAAGTAATATGTGGATCAAGATATCTTCATGTGGTTCAGGAAATACTTTCTGATATTGCAAATTATTCGCTAGAAAATCTAGACCAGTCGAGTTTTTCATCTGTCAGGCTTGTGTCTGAGAGCGGGATGTCGGCAATGGATGATGGTTTAGATGGTAGATTTGAGGTACCAAAGGAGCCTGCAGTGCGAAAACAGGAAATCaaagcaaagaaaaccaaattgcTGGCCCTTTTACAGACG CTTGATGACTGCTACAACCAATGTGCCGATGAGATTCATACAGTTGTATCAGCATTTCATGCTGCAACCGAGACAGATCCTCATATACACGCTCGTTTTGCGCTTCAAACCATCTCTGTGCTGTATAAAAGTCTGAGGGAGCGGATTAGCGCACATTTCCTTTCAATAAGTGAAAATTCAAGCCCTGCATCCCCCAGTGAGAGTGAAAGGTCTTTTGAAATCCAAAAGCAGTTGGCTCTTCAGCATCTAAAGAAGAAAGAACATCAAATATGGAGACCTCAGAGAGGCTTGCCTGAAAGATCCGTCTCAGTGTTACGCGCCTGGATGTTTAAGAACTTCCTTCATCC GTACCCTAAAGATTCGGAGAAGCATGTTCTTGCAGTGAAAAGTGGATTGACAAGAAACCAG GTATCCAATTGGTTCATAAATGCTCGTGTCCGGCTATGGAAACCGATGATAGATGAAATGTACTCGGAGATGAACCGAAGAAAGACTCGTCAGAACGAAAACCTCGAGAGAAACCACAAAAGCCACCACATTAGGATTAACACTCACAAATTTGGTGTCAATTGA